The following proteins are encoded in a genomic region of Tigriopus californicus strain San Diego chromosome 6, Tcal_SD_v2.1, whole genome shotgun sequence:
- the LOC131882313 gene encoding loricrin-like gives MAATRGDLLDRGGTRYGGSRGSYRSRGHSSGGRGGYSSGGGGFSSGGGGYSSGGGSFSYGGGGFSSGGGGFGSGGGGFSSGSRGSYSSGGKGSYSSGGKGSYSSGGKGSYSSGGKGSYSSGGRGSLSSGGGGYSSGGGGYSKGGRISPSGGSRYSSGGSSYYQPTSYGGSQRYGRHYNTNNYRNGRGY, from the coding sequence ATGGCAGCCACTCGAGGTGACTTGTTGGATAGGGGAGGCACTCGTTATGGGGGATCAAGGGGATCATACCGCTCGAGAGGCCACTCAAGTGGTGGTAGAGGAGGATACTCAAGTGGCGGAGGAGGCTTCTCAAGTGGCGGAGGAGGCTACTCAAGTGGTGGAGGAAGCTTCTCATATGGTGGTGGAGGCTTCTCAAGTGGCGGAGGAGGGTTTGGAAGTGGCGGAGGAGGCTTCTCAAGTGGCAGCAGAGGAAGCTACTCAAGTGGCGGCAAAGGAAGCTACTCAAGTGGCGGCAAAGGAAGCTACTCAAGTGGAGGCAAAGGAAGCTACTCAAGTGGAGGCAAAGGAAGCTACTCAAGTGGAGGCAGAGGAAGCCTCTCAAGTGGTGGAGGTGGCTACTCAAGTGGCGGAGGAGGCTACTCTAAAGGAGGAAGAATTTCTCCCTCTGGAGGTTCCAGGTACTCCAGTGGCGGATCATCTTATTACCAGCCAACTTCATATGGAGGCAGTCAACGATATGGGAGACATTACAACACCAATAATTACAGGAATGGGCGAGGCTATTAA